From the genome of Mycobacterium dioxanotrophicus, one region includes:
- a CDS encoding acyl-CoA dehydrogenase family protein: MDFSQVDLSAEDEAFRAEVREFLGRIVTDDVIRRDRETGDNFDEGVHLQLAAAGYLEKEWKSEADGGFSRVRRRIWELEKRRAEVPWVTWGTTAMVARSVAKFASPEIRDEVLRGVFDGTVRLCLGYTEPDGGSDVATCKTRAVRDGGQWIINGSKMFTTGAHNCQYVFLITNTDPEAPKHKSLTMFLVPLDSPGIEIQGIRTVDGDRTNIVYYSDVRVDDRYRLGDVNGGWTVVREPLDAEHGAVAAADDGLADVAIMMHQAGFMAEAADNVAALVSTPDAGGHRAVDDGSVAYRLGRNMARLEVALSTPSIFGRVALAQTMRDIAPDLMDIAGSVASLPIGAEGGADDRSEYVYRFAPLVGIYGGTLEVFRNMIAQHVLGLGKANYSPPRKAS, from the coding sequence ATGGATTTCTCACAGGTCGACCTGTCCGCAGAAGACGAAGCGTTCCGCGCCGAGGTTCGGGAGTTCCTCGGCCGCATCGTCACCGACGATGTCATCCGGCGTGACCGCGAGACCGGCGACAATTTCGACGAGGGTGTGCACCTGCAACTCGCGGCCGCCGGATATCTGGAGAAGGAGTGGAAATCCGAGGCGGACGGCGGGTTCAGCCGGGTGCGGCGCCGGATCTGGGAATTGGAGAAACGCCGGGCTGAAGTGCCGTGGGTGACGTGGGGTACCACCGCGATGGTGGCCCGATCCGTGGCGAAATTCGCCTCCCCGGAGATCCGCGACGAGGTGCTGCGCGGGGTGTTCGACGGCACGGTGCGGTTGTGCCTGGGTTACACCGAACCCGACGGCGGTTCGGACGTCGCGACCTGCAAGACCCGCGCGGTGCGCGACGGCGGCCAGTGGATCATCAACGGCTCCAAGATGTTCACCACCGGCGCTCACAACTGTCAGTACGTCTTCCTGATCACCAACACCGACCCAGAGGCACCGAAACACAAGAGCCTCACCATGTTTCTGGTGCCGCTCGACTCGCCGGGCATCGAGATCCAGGGCATCCGCACCGTCGACGGAGACCGCACCAACATCGTCTACTACTCCGACGTCCGGGTGGACGACCGGTACCGGCTCGGTGATGTCAACGGCGGCTGGACCGTGGTGCGCGAACCTCTCGACGCCGAACACGGGGCGGTGGCCGCGGCCGACGACGGCCTGGCCGACGTGGCAATCATGATGCACCAGGCCGGGTTCATGGCGGAAGCGGCCGACAACGTCGCGGCGCTGGTGAGTACACCCGACGCCGGTGGCCATCGGGCCGTCGATGACGGGTCGGTGGCGTATCGGTTGGGGCGCAACATGGCTCGGCTGGAGGTGGCACTGTCCACCCCGAGCATCTTCGGTCGGGTGGCGCTGGCTCAGACCATGCGTGACATCGCCCCCGATCTCATGGACATCGCCGGGTCGGTGGCGTCGCTGCCGATCGGGGCCGAAGGCGGCGCCGATGATCGCAGTGAGTATGTGTACCGATTCGCACCGCTGGTCGGCATCTATGGCGGCACCCTCGAGGTGTTCCGCAACATGATCGCCCAGCATGTGCTGGGTCTCGGTAAGGCGAATTACTCGCCGCCGCGCAAGGCGTCCTGA
- a CDS encoding acyl-CoA dehydrogenase family protein gives MDRYELRRQDYHLTEDHVDLQSAYRQFFKTHCDIDTVRAAEPSGFDKSLWERLCAMGATTMAVPESFGGDGATLVDLTLVAEELGRSLAPVPWIDHVVAARLLARLGVLNSPEIVQGTQIVGLDPQQVAPTGARLIPTASIADHLIVRDGQNVVKLAFSTRPARVDNIGKLPMAWVDPAAADSRVVLAGGAAALTEYQRALDEWRLLTASALVGLVEETMTIAAEFAKTRYTLGVPISTLQGISHPLANIAIAVQGGRGLARRAAWFLDNEPEERPELAPSAFVFMAEEAAKAATMAVHVQGGLGVSAEAAATAYLVRARGWALAGGDPGATAVRIAHIVTARESAKA, from the coding sequence ATGGACCGCTACGAACTGCGCAGGCAGGATTACCATCTGACCGAAGATCATGTCGACCTGCAGTCCGCGTACCGGCAGTTCTTCAAGACCCATTGCGATATCGACACGGTTCGGGCCGCCGAGCCCTCTGGTTTCGACAAGAGTCTGTGGGAACGGTTGTGCGCCATGGGCGCCACGACGATGGCCGTGCCGGAATCCTTCGGTGGCGACGGCGCGACACTCGTCGACCTGACACTGGTCGCCGAAGAGCTCGGCAGGTCGCTGGCCCCGGTGCCGTGGATCGACCATGTTGTCGCCGCGCGGCTGCTCGCGCGGTTGGGTGTCCTGAATTCCCCGGAGATCGTGCAGGGCACGCAGATCGTCGGACTCGACCCGCAGCAGGTCGCACCGACCGGGGCCCGGTTGATCCCGACGGCGTCGATCGCCGACCACCTCATCGTCCGCGACGGCCAGAATGTGGTGAAGCTGGCATTTTCCACGCGACCGGCGCGGGTCGACAACATCGGCAAGCTCCCGATGGCGTGGGTGGATCCAGCGGCCGCCGACAGCAGGGTCGTCCTGGCCGGCGGCGCGGCCGCCTTGACGGAATACCAACGCGCGCTGGATGAATGGCGACTGCTGACCGCTTCGGCATTGGTCGGTCTTGTCGAGGAGACCATGACCATCGCCGCCGAGTTCGCCAAGACGCGGTACACCCTGGGGGTGCCGATCTCGACACTGCAAGGCATTTCGCATCCGCTGGCCAATATCGCCATCGCCGTGCAGGGCGGGCGCGGCCTGGCCCGAAGGGCCGCCTGGTTTCTCGACAACGAACCCGAGGAACGGCCCGAGCTGGCGCCCTCGGCGTTCGTGTTCATGGCCGAGGAGGCGGCCAAGGCCGCCACCATGGCCGTCCATGTGCAGGGCGGACTCGGCGTGTCAGCCGAGGCCGCCGCCACTGCCTACCTGGTGCGGGCCCGCGGCTGGGCGCTCGCCGGCGGCGATCCGGGCGCCACCGCGGTGCGCATCGCCCACATCGTGACAGCCCGGGAAAGCGCGAAGGCTTAG
- a CDS encoding amidohydrolase family protein codes for MSHKVIDCLANVHFGETENQPTFMTKVRDDYFKGPQSMYAPIDLAELLDEMDTHGVHRAILMDSLAKPSVTARKFVEAHPERFALAMGGVDLLRPMPSLRELAAVARDLPVAYAVVGPSFWGDGQYPPSDAVYYPLYTKCAELELPLCVNTGIPGPPIPGEVQNPIHLDRVCVRFPELKLCMIHGADPWWDIAIRMLIKYQNLRLMTSAWSPKRLPESLLHFMRTRGKDKIIFASDFPVLRMHRVVPEALALDLPPDVLDNYLYHNAAGFFFGESREGER; via the coding sequence ATGAGTCACAAGGTCATCGATTGTCTGGCCAACGTGCACTTCGGCGAGACCGAGAACCAGCCCACCTTCATGACCAAGGTGCGCGACGACTACTTCAAGGGTCCGCAATCGATGTACGCCCCGATCGACCTCGCCGAACTGCTCGACGAGATGGACACGCACGGGGTGCACCGGGCCATCCTGATGGACTCGCTGGCCAAACCATCGGTGACGGCGCGGAAGTTCGTCGAGGCCCACCCGGAGCGCTTCGCACTGGCGATGGGTGGGGTCGACCTGCTGCGACCCATGCCGTCGTTGCGCGAACTCGCCGCCGTGGCCCGTGATCTTCCGGTGGCCTACGCCGTGGTGGGGCCGAGCTTCTGGGGTGACGGACAGTACCCGCCCAGCGACGCGGTCTATTACCCGCTGTACACCAAGTGCGCCGAACTCGAACTGCCGTTGTGCGTCAACACCGGTATCCCGGGGCCGCCCATTCCCGGGGAGGTGCAGAACCCGATCCACCTGGACCGGGTGTGCGTGCGGTTCCCGGAACTCAAGCTGTGCATGATCCACGGGGCCGATCCGTGGTGGGACATCGCGATCCGGATGCTGATCAAATACCAGAACCTGCGGTTGATGACGTCGGCATGGTCGCCGAAACGGTTGCCGGAGAGCCTGTTGCACTTCATGCGCACGCGCGGCAAGGACAAGATCATCTTCGCCTCGGACTTCCCCGTGCTGCGGATGCATCGTGTGGTCCCCGAGGCGCTGGCCCTGGACCTTCCCCCGGACGTGCTCGACAACTACCTGTACCACAACGCCGCCGGGTTCTTCTTCGGCGAGAGCCGAGAAGGGGAACGCTGA
- a CDS encoding acyl-CoA synthetase: MGEWTIGAVVDAIADAVPDREMTVCGERRTTFAGGADRTRRLANFLASRGLGAHRERRELHRWECGQDVVALIMHNDLYPDMVIGCLKARTVPVNVNHYYSPGEVADLLAYLKPRAVIYHRSLGAKFADVLDVELLIGIDDGDGAELSGALSLDDALAHGSDDRVGPVSPDDLLMICTGGTTGRPKAVLWRQGDIYVSSMNGADHDAVDEIHAKVANAGPPWFAVSPLMHAAGLWTAFSGLLSGQTVVLHDTRPKFDPRTVLETAEREKVGLMTMVGDAYAAPIVEELGRHSYDLSSMFAIGTGGAATNPKHQRALLEHIPQITVINGFGSSETGNMGFGHTQRETPTADTFQLRSGGLVLANDYARFLQPGETQVGWVARTGRIPLGYFNDAEATAKTFPEVGGERVVVSGDRASLEADGTLRLYGRDSLVINTGGEKVFVEEVEEILRTVPEVIDAVVIGRPSERWGQEVVAIVAPRSPLEVDVLQEHCAAWLARFKIPKDVVFVEAVRRLGNGKADYRWAQSVATAGQTKRECV, encoded by the coding sequence ATGGGTGAGTGGACCATCGGCGCCGTCGTCGACGCGATCGCCGATGCGGTGCCGGACCGGGAGATGACGGTGTGCGGTGAGCGCCGCACGACTTTCGCCGGGGGCGCCGACCGTACCCGCCGACTGGCGAATTTCCTGGCGTCCCGCGGTCTGGGTGCGCATCGGGAACGTCGGGAACTGCACCGGTGGGAATGCGGGCAGGACGTGGTCGCACTCATCATGCACAACGATCTGTATCCCGACATGGTGATCGGTTGCCTCAAGGCCCGCACGGTGCCGGTCAACGTCAACCACTACTACTCGCCTGGCGAGGTCGCCGACCTGCTGGCCTACCTGAAGCCACGCGCGGTGATCTACCACCGCTCGTTGGGCGCGAAGTTCGCCGACGTACTCGACGTGGAATTGCTGATCGGCATCGATGACGGTGACGGAGCGGAACTGAGCGGCGCCCTGTCACTGGATGACGCTCTGGCGCACGGAAGCGATGACCGTGTCGGTCCGGTGTCGCCCGATGACCTGTTGATGATCTGTACCGGCGGCACGACGGGACGGCCGAAGGCTGTGTTGTGGCGGCAGGGTGACATCTACGTGTCCTCGATGAACGGCGCCGATCACGACGCGGTCGACGAGATCCACGCCAAGGTCGCCAACGCGGGTCCACCGTGGTTCGCGGTGTCCCCGTTGATGCACGCCGCAGGCCTGTGGACGGCGTTTTCCGGGCTGCTGTCCGGCCAGACCGTCGTATTGCATGACACCAGGCCGAAATTCGATCCACGCACCGTACTGGAAACCGCCGAACGCGAGAAGGTCGGCCTGATGACGATGGTCGGCGACGCCTATGCCGCACCGATCGTGGAGGAATTGGGCCGGCATTCTTATGACCTGTCGTCGATGTTTGCCATCGGCACCGGCGGTGCGGCCACCAACCCCAAACACCAACGGGCGCTGCTGGAGCACATTCCGCAGATCACCGTCATCAACGGATTCGGCTCGTCGGAGACCGGAAACATGGGTTTCGGGCATACCCAGCGTGAAACGCCCACCGCCGACACCTTCCAGTTGCGTTCCGGCGGCTTGGTACTCGCGAACGACTACGCCCGGTTCCTGCAGCCGGGCGAAACCCAAGTCGGCTGGGTGGCACGCACCGGGCGAATCCCGTTGGGCTACTTCAACGATGCCGAAGCCACCGCCAAGACCTTCCCTGAAGTCGGCGGCGAACGCGTGGTCGTCTCCGGTGATCGGGCATCGTTGGAGGCCGACGGCACGCTGCGGTTGTACGGACGCGACTCACTGGTGATCAACACCGGCGGCGAGAAGGTGTTCGTCGAGGAGGTCGAAGAGATCCTGCGCACCGTCCCCGAGGTCATCGACGCGGTGGTGATCGGTAGACCCAGTGAGCGCTGGGGCCAGGAAGTTGTCGCGATCGTGGCGCCGCGTTCCCCGCTGGAGGTGGACGTTCTGCAGGAACACTGCGCGGCGTGGCTCGCGCGGTTCAAGATTCCCAAGGACGTGGTGTTCGTCGAGGCGGTGCGCAGGCTCGGCAACGGCAAGGCAGATTACCGCTGGGCCCAGAGCGTGGCGACCGCAGGCCAGACGAAGAGAGAATGCGTATGA
- a CDS encoding amidohydrolase family protein: protein MTDSPDRLPYLAVDVDNHYYEPVDAFTRHLPKEFKRRGVQMVADGKRTLAMMGEKVNHFIPNPTFDPIIEPGCLDLLFRGEIPDGVDPASLMKVDRLSEHPEYQNRDARVTVLDRQRLETVFMLPTFACGVEEGLKHDIEATMASVHAFNLWLDEDWGYDRPDGRIVSAPIIALADPEKAVEEVEFVLGRGAKLVLVRPAPVPGVVKPRSLGDPSHDPVWARLAEAGVPVGFHLSDSGYLAISALWGGKATFEGFGKRDPLDNVLLDDRAIHDTMASLIVHQVFTRHPTLKVVSIENGSYFVYRLIKRLKKAANNAPYHFKQDPVEQLRTHVWIAPYYEDDVKLLADTIGVDKILFGSDWPHGEGLADPTTFTADIPQFPEFSHDDTRKVMRDNALELLGDPQRTAPGARHLVSV from the coding sequence ATGACCGATTCCCCAGACCGGCTGCCGTACTTGGCCGTTGACGTCGACAATCACTATTACGAGCCGGTCGACGCCTTCACCCGGCACCTGCCCAAGGAATTCAAGCGCCGTGGCGTGCAGATGGTCGCCGACGGCAAGCGCACCCTGGCAATGATGGGGGAGAAGGTCAACCACTTCATCCCCAACCCGACCTTCGACCCGATCATCGAACCCGGCTGCCTGGACTTGCTCTTCCGCGGCGAGATCCCCGACGGTGTCGACCCCGCATCGCTGATGAAGGTCGACCGGCTCTCCGAGCACCCCGAATACCAGAACCGCGACGCAAGGGTTACGGTGCTGGACCGCCAGCGGCTGGAGACCGTGTTCATGCTGCCGACTTTCGCGTGCGGTGTCGAGGAGGGGCTCAAGCACGACATCGAGGCGACCATGGCCTCGGTACACGCGTTCAACCTGTGGCTCGATGAGGACTGGGGATACGACCGGCCCGACGGCCGGATCGTCTCGGCGCCCATCATCGCGCTGGCCGATCCCGAAAAGGCGGTCGAAGAGGTCGAATTCGTGCTGGGCCGCGGCGCGAAGCTGGTGTTGGTACGTCCGGCTCCGGTGCCGGGTGTGGTGAAGCCGCGCTCGCTCGGTGACCCGTCGCACGATCCGGTGTGGGCGCGGCTGGCCGAAGCCGGTGTGCCGGTGGGCTTTCACCTTTCCGACAGCGGATACCTGGCGATCTCGGCGCTGTGGGGCGGCAAGGCGACGTTCGAAGGGTTCGGCAAGCGTGACCCGCTGGACAATGTATTGCTCGACGACCGGGCCATCCACGACACGATGGCCTCGCTGATCGTGCATCAGGTGTTCACCCGACATCCCACGCTCAAGGTGGTCAGCATCGAGAATGGCTCGTATTTCGTCTACCGGCTGATCAAGCGATTGAAGAAGGCCGCCAACAATGCGCCGTACCACTTCAAGCAGGATCCGGTCGAGCAACTGCGCACCCATGTGTGGATCGCGCCGTACTACGAAGACGACGTGAAACTACTTGCCGACACCATCGGGGTCGACAAGATTCTCTTCGGGTCGGATTGGCCGCACGGCGAGGGATTGGCCGACCCGACCACGTTCACCGCCGACATTCCACAATTCCCGGAATTCAGCCATGACGACACCCGAAAGGTCATGCGCGACAACGCGCTGGAACTGCTCGGTGATCCACAACGGACCGCGCCGGGTGCCCGCCACCTGGTGTCGGTCTAG
- a CDS encoding enoyl-CoA hydratase yields MAADSSVGDRVATEAVLYDVTDSGVAVLTLNRPERLNSWGADISAGVYASFDRAEADPAVRVIVLTGSGRGFCAGAYMGSMAALGESINEDTDVSKIVGERHPHFLTALRKPVIAAINGACVGIGLTHALMCDVRFAAAGAKFATAFPRRGLIGEYGITWILPRLAGWGAAADLLLSGRTFHAEEAAQLGLVKEVVAPEDLLRRTLEYAEDLARNCSPASMAVIKRQLYGDAHDDVLAVSSRAERLMHESMVRPDLVEGITAFFEKRPPNFPPLKG; encoded by the coding sequence GTGGCTGCAGACAGTTCTGTGGGTGATCGGGTGGCGACCGAAGCGGTGCTCTACGACGTCACCGACAGCGGCGTCGCGGTTCTCACACTCAACCGGCCCGAGCGGCTGAACTCCTGGGGTGCCGACATCTCTGCCGGGGTCTACGCGAGTTTCGACCGCGCCGAAGCCGATCCGGCGGTGCGCGTCATCGTGCTGACGGGAAGCGGTCGTGGGTTCTGCGCCGGTGCGTACATGGGATCCATGGCGGCCCTTGGCGAATCGATCAACGAGGACACCGACGTCAGCAAGATCGTCGGCGAGCGGCATCCGCACTTCCTCACCGCCCTGCGCAAGCCCGTCATCGCGGCCATCAACGGGGCGTGCGTCGGCATCGGCCTGACCCATGCCCTGATGTGTGATGTGCGGTTCGCCGCTGCGGGCGCGAAGTTCGCCACCGCGTTCCCGCGGCGAGGCTTGATCGGCGAGTACGGCATCACCTGGATCCTGCCGCGGCTGGCGGGCTGGGGCGCGGCGGCCGATCTGTTGTTGAGCGGCCGCACGTTCCATGCCGAGGAGGCCGCGCAACTCGGCCTCGTGAAAGAGGTTGTGGCGCCCGAGGATCTGTTGCGCCGAACACTGGAGTATGCCGAGGACCTGGCGCGCAACTGCTCGCCGGCGTCGATGGCTGTCATCAAACGGCAGCTGTACGGCGATGCCCACGATGACGTGCTGGCTGTCAGCAGCCGCGCGGAGCGCCTCATGCACGAGTCGATGGTCCGGCCCGACCTGGTCGAGGGCATCACCGCGTTCTTCGAGAAGCGACCGCCGAATTTCCCGCCGCTGAAAGGTTGA
- a CDS encoding SDR family NAD(P)-dependent oxidoreductase, with the protein MDLGFAGAAAVVVGGGRGMGLATAQCLADDGARVAVVGRSKDVLDAAAADLASRGSPDAVAIVADTRDAAQIEQVFTEVGDRWRGELNVLVNTVGPGAAGTFEELTDAQWQEAFDAGLMGMVRCIRAALPLLRKADWARIVNFSAHSTQRQSTRLPAYTAAKAAVNSVSKNLSLLLAKDEILVNVVSPGSISSEALLGWAQSVGVDGTDPYRLMAAIDEHFGHPAHLPRAGLPGEIGPVAAFLASRRNSYMTGANINVDGGSDFT; encoded by the coding sequence ATGGATCTCGGGTTCGCCGGAGCGGCCGCCGTCGTCGTGGGTGGTGGCCGGGGCATGGGTCTGGCGACCGCGCAATGCCTGGCCGACGACGGTGCTCGGGTGGCCGTCGTCGGGCGCTCCAAAGACGTACTCGACGCCGCCGCAGCCGATCTCGCGAGCCGGGGCTCCCCGGACGCCGTGGCCATCGTCGCCGACACGCGCGACGCGGCACAGATCGAGCAGGTGTTCACCGAGGTCGGTGACCGCTGGCGCGGCGAACTCAATGTGCTCGTCAACACCGTCGGCCCCGGCGCCGCAGGCACGTTCGAGGAGTTGACCGACGCGCAGTGGCAGGAAGCCTTCGATGCCGGGCTGATGGGCATGGTGCGATGTATCCGGGCCGCGTTACCGCTACTTCGCAAAGCCGATTGGGCGCGGATCGTCAACTTCTCGGCGCATTCGACACAGCGGCAGAGCACCCGGCTGCCCGCGTACACCGCCGCCAAGGCCGCGGTGAACAGCGTTTCCAAGAACCTCTCGCTGCTGCTGGCCAAAGACGAGATTCTGGTCAATGTCGTTTCGCCGGGCAGCATCTCGTCGGAGGCCCTACTGGGATGGGCCCAATCGGTCGGCGTCGACGGCACTGATCCCTACCGGTTGATGGCCGCGATCGACGAGCATTTCGGACATCCCGCGCACCTGCCGCGAGCCGGTCTTCCCGGCGAGATAGGGCCGGTTGCGGCTTTTTTGGCCTCGCGTCGCAATTCCTACATGACCGGGGCGAACATCAACGTCGACGGAGGCTCGGACTTCACCTAG
- a CDS encoding crotonase/enoyl-CoA hydratase family protein has protein sequence MSEVVLRERQGRTLIITINRPEARNAFNLAVAQGLADAVDELDDTAELSVAVITGAGGNFCAGMDLKAFASGELPHVPGRGIGFTEQPPRKPLIAAVEGYALAGGTEIVLATDLVVASKAAKFGIPEVKRGLVAAGGGLLRLPKRIPYQKALELALTGDSFTAEEAAAWGFVNKLTEPGEALAGALELAERITANGPLAVAVTKEIIIKSAGWSEDEMWKKQGELITPVFTSKDAIEGATAFAEKRAPNWTGS, from the coding sequence GTGTCAGAGGTAGTTCTGCGGGAGCGTCAAGGTCGAACGCTCATCATCACGATCAACAGGCCGGAGGCCCGTAACGCGTTCAATCTGGCGGTCGCCCAAGGCCTCGCCGATGCGGTCGACGAACTCGACGACACTGCAGAGCTCTCGGTGGCGGTCATCACCGGCGCGGGCGGCAACTTCTGCGCCGGCATGGATCTGAAGGCGTTCGCCTCCGGGGAACTGCCCCACGTGCCGGGCCGTGGAATCGGGTTCACCGAACAGCCGCCCCGCAAGCCGCTCATCGCCGCGGTTGAAGGCTATGCGCTGGCCGGTGGGACCGAGATCGTCCTCGCCACCGATCTGGTGGTGGCTTCCAAGGCGGCCAAGTTCGGCATCCCCGAGGTGAAGCGTGGTCTGGTCGCCGCGGGCGGCGGTCTGTTGCGGCTGCCCAAGCGCATCCCGTACCAGAAGGCCCTCGAGTTGGCGCTCACCGGAGACAGCTTCACCGCCGAGGAAGCCGCGGCATGGGGCTTCGTCAACAAACTCACCGAGCCGGGGGAGGCGTTGGCCGGGGCCCTCGAGCTGGCCGAGCGGATCACCGCGAACGGCCCGCTCGCGGTGGCGGTGACCAAGGAGATCATCATCAAGTCGGCCGGCTGGTCCGAGGACGAGATGTGGAAGAAGCAGGGCGAGTTGATCACTCCGGTGTTCACGTCGAAAGACGCGATCGAGGGTGCGACGGCGTTCGCCGAGAAGCGTGCCCCGAACTGGACCGGCTCCTGA
- a CDS encoding TetR/AcrR family transcriptional regulator, with protein sequence MAKQPTAEKRQRRERGSINPDDIIAGAFELAEQVSIDNLSMPLLGKHLGVGVTSIYWYFRKKDDLLNAMTDRALREFVVATPYVEAKDWRESLANHARTMRTAFMGNPILCDLILIRSALSPRAARLGVQEMETAISGLVEAGLSVEDAFDTYSAVSVHVRGSVVLHRLYEKNRANDNAPGDYEETMVIDPETTPLIAQVTGEGHRIGAADEKNFEYGLECILDHAARLIEQGAKPAKKAPGRRKAV encoded by the coding sequence GTGGCAAAGCAACCGACCGCGGAGAAGCGTCAGCGCCGCGAACGAGGATCCATCAACCCCGACGACATCATCGCCGGCGCGTTCGAACTCGCCGAGCAGGTATCGATCGACAACCTCAGCATGCCGCTGCTCGGTAAACACCTCGGCGTCGGTGTCACGAGCATCTACTGGTACTTCCGCAAGAAGGACGATCTGCTCAACGCGATGACCGATCGCGCATTGCGCGAATTCGTCGTCGCGACGCCGTATGTGGAAGCCAAGGATTGGCGCGAGTCACTCGCCAACCACGCGCGGACGATGCGCACGGCGTTCATGGGCAATCCCATCCTCTGTGATCTGATCCTGATCCGGTCGGCACTGAGTCCGCGAGCCGCACGCCTGGGCGTCCAGGAGATGGAAACCGCGATCAGTGGTCTGGTCGAAGCCGGACTTTCGGTCGAGGACGCGTTCGACACCTATTCGGCGGTCTCTGTGCACGTCCGCGGATCGGTGGTGCTGCACCGGCTCTACGAGAAGAACCGGGCCAACGACAACGCGCCAGGCGATTACGAGGAGACCATGGTGATCGACCCCGAGACCACTCCCCTCATCGCGCAGGTGACCGGTGAAGGCCACCGCATCGGCGCCGCCGACGAGAAGAACTTCGAGTACGGCCTGGAATGCATCCTCGACCATGCTGCGCGGTTGATCGAGCAGGGCGCGAAGCCCGCCAAGAAGGCGCCGGGCCGCCGTAAGGCGGTCTGA
- a CDS encoding thiolase family protein: protein MPTPVIVGAARTAIGRSFKGTLVNTPPETLITTVLPEVVRRAGIAPETIDDLIFAESNYGGGDIARYAADALGWESVPGQSVNRHCAGSLTAIGNASAQIGSGMERVLVAGGVQSLSSSPLMKWRVPGPELTFIEPWMTPTHVETPDAPMRDMSITVGWNTAQAAGITREEMDAWAARSHQRAIAAIDEGRFLDEIVPLKVTQPDGSVVEFSVDEHPRRGTTAEKLAELKVLHPEIEGFSITAGNSSGTNDAAAAVTLVDADYAAAERLGVLATVKAWAAVGVAARDTGLGGVKVIGKVLDRAGLKPSDVALWEINEAFASVPIAAVREYGLDEELVNFSGSGCSLGHPIAASGARMVTTLVYELRRRGGGIGVAAMCAGGGQGGAVVIEV, encoded by the coding sequence ATGCCGACACCCGTCATCGTCGGTGCAGCCCGCACCGCCATCGGCCGGTCTTTCAAGGGCACGTTGGTCAACACGCCGCCCGAAACCCTGATCACCACCGTCCTGCCCGAGGTCGTCCGTCGTGCCGGCATCGCTCCCGAGACCATCGACGACCTCATCTTCGCGGAATCGAACTACGGTGGGGGCGACATCGCGCGCTACGCCGCAGACGCCCTGGGCTGGGAGTCCGTCCCGGGGCAGTCGGTGAATCGGCACTGTGCGGGCAGCCTCACCGCGATCGGCAACGCGTCGGCGCAGATCGGCTCCGGCATGGAGCGGGTCCTGGTGGCGGGCGGTGTGCAATCGCTGTCGTCGTCCCCGCTGATGAAATGGCGGGTGCCGGGCCCGGAGCTGACCTTCATCGAACCCTGGATGACGCCCACGCACGTGGAAACCCCCGACGCACCGATGCGGGACATGTCGATCACGGTCGGGTGGAACACCGCACAGGCCGCTGGGATCACCCGCGAGGAGATGGACGCCTGGGCGGCCCGGTCGCATCAACGTGCCATCGCGGCGATCGACGAGGGCCGGTTCCTCGACGAGATCGTGCCGTTGAAGGTGACCCAACCGGACGGCTCGGTGGTCGAGTTCAGCGTTGACGAGCACCCGCGTCGCGGCACGACTGCCGAGAAGTTGGCGGAGCTCAAGGTCCTGCACCCGGAGATCGAAGGATTCTCCATCACCGCGGGCAACAGCAGCGGCACCAACGATGCTGCCGCTGCTGTCACGCTCGTCGATGCGGACTACGCCGCCGCCGAGCGACTCGGTGTGCTGGCCACTGTCAAGGCTTGGGCCGCAGTCGGAGTCGCGGCGCGCGACACCGGTCTGGGTGGGGTCAAGGTGATCGGCAAAGTGCTCGACCGCGCCGGGCTCAAGCCTTCTGACGTGGCGCTGTGGGAGATCAACGAGGCCTTCGCATCGGTCCCGATCGCGGCGGTTCGCGAATACGGTCTCGATGAAGAATTGGTCAACTTCTCCGGAAGTGGCTGCAGCCTCGGGCATCCCATCGCCGCCTCCGGTGCGCGCATGGTCACCACGTTGGTCTACGAGCTGCGGCGCCGTGGCGGTGGCATCGGCGTAGCCGCCATGTGTGCCGGTGGCGGGCAGGGCGGCGCAGTCGTGATCGAGGTGTAG